The Gemmatimonadota bacterium genomic sequence GCTCGGATTCCCGCTCATCATCACCTCGGCGTACCGGTCGCCGGCGCACAACGCGAAGGTGGGGGGCCGTCCGCGTTCAGCGCACCTGGCCGGGCGGGCCGTGGACATCGCAATCTCGGGCGACAAGGCGCACCGGCTCGTCCGCATGGCGCTCCTGTTCGGATTCACCGGCATCGGCATCCGGCAGCGGGGAGATTTCCGAAGCCGCTACGTGCACCTCGACGATCTCGACAAAGCGCCGGGCATACCCCGTCCGGCAATATGGAGCTATTGACCACCCGGAACGGACGAGGGTCCGGCCGGAAACACTCATCCACCAACGGATGCACACCATGAAAGGAAATGTCATGTTTCGCGTACTACTGACTCTTCTACTGCTCGCGACCGGACCGGGACAGGCCGCGCGCGGGGCAGTGCCAGGGTCTCCCTTCGACCCGGCGCCTCCGCAGAACCAGGCGCCGGAAACGGTGGACTACATCGACGTCGGGACGCTGTACGTCGGAGGCTCCTCGGCGACGGTCAACGCCTCTTCGTACTTTTCAGATCCCAATGACGACACACTCACCTATTCTGTGAACAACCCGAGTCCGTCGATCGCCACGGTGAGCATATCGGGAAGCACGGTCACGGTCGCACCTGTCGCGGTCGGCAC encodes the following:
- a CDS encoding DUF882 domain-containing protein, producing MKSWPYFPNQVLSSPDTGRHEMDERFMLRLVLLRQELGFPLIITSAYRSPAHNAKVGGRPRSAHLAGRAVDIAISGDKAHRLVRMALLFGFTGIGIRQRGDFRSRYVHLDDLDKAPGIPRPAIWSY